The following proteins are encoded in a genomic region of Odocoileus virginianus isolate 20LAN1187 ecotype Illinois chromosome 14, Ovbor_1.2, whole genome shotgun sequence:
- the LOC139038180 gene encoding large ribosomal subunit protein eL27-like, which yields MGKFMKPGKVVLVLAGHCSGRKAVIVKNIDDGTSDRPYSHALVAGIDRYPRKVTAAMGKKKIAKRSKIKSFVKVYNYNHLMPTRYSVDIPLDKTVVNKDVFRDPALKRKARREAKVKFEERYKTGKNKWFFQKLRF from the coding sequence ATGGGCAAGTTCATGAAACCCGGGAAGGTGGTGCTGGTCCTGGCCGGTCACTGCTCCGGACGCAAAGCGGTCATCGTGAAGAACATTGATGACGGCACCTCAGACCGACCCTACAGCCACGCTCTGGTGGCTGGAATTGATCGCTATCCCCGCAAAGTGACAGCTGCCATGGGCAAGAAGAAAATCGCCAAGAGGTCAAAGATCAAGTCTTTTGTGAAAGTTTATAATTATAATCACCTCATGCCCACACGGTACTCCGTGGATATCCCCTTGGATAAAACTGTTGTCAACAAGGATGTCTTCAGAGACCCTGCTCTCAAACGCAAGGCCCGACGAGAAGCAAAGGTCAAGTTTGAGGAGAGATACAAGACGGGCAAGAACAAATGGTTCTTCCAGAAGCTGCGGTTTTAG